The proteins below are encoded in one region of Zerene cesonia ecotype Mississippi chromosome 10, Zerene_cesonia_1.1, whole genome shotgun sequence:
- the LOC119829346 gene encoding probable NADH dehydrogenase [ubiquinone] flavoprotein 2, mitochondrial, with protein MLRQFSTSKSLRSEELNVHRDSKDNHAGTPFEFTEANLMRLCAIIQNYPVGCERSALGAALDIVQRQMGWIPISAMHRVAEILNIPRMRVYEWATFYTMCKRRYRGKFNVKVCVTTPCMLRGSDVILQAVEEATCCCAGGLSADGMFGVDTVQCQGACANAPVIVVDDDYYEDVTVCDVYNIIQILKCGGIPPWGPQSCRFVAEPSAGLTSLLECPPPPGYCIQQALCPAAPSQPTKK; from the exons ATGCTGCGACAATTTTCCACCTCGAAAAGCCTTCGAAGTGAAGAGCTTAATGTTCACCGCGATAGCAAAGATAACCACGCGGGCACGCCCTTTGAATTTACCGAGGCTAATCTTATG AGATTGTGTGCTATAATACAAAACTATCCAGTGGGTTGCGAGCGGTCTGCGCTCGGAGCGGCTTTGGACATCGTACAAAGGCAGATGGGATGGATTCCTATATCAGCCATGCACCGGGTAGCGGAGATCCTTAATATTCCCCGGATGAGAGTCTACGAGTGGGCCACGTTTTACACTATGTGTAAAAG ACGCTATAGAGGAAaatttaatgtgaaagtttgtgtgaCCACACCATGCATGCTCCGCGGGTCGGATGTCATTCTACAAGCAGTGGAAGAAGCCACATGCTGCTGTGCTGGTGGTTTGTCAGCTGATGGGATGTTCGGAGTGGATACAGTGCAATGCCAGGGCGCATGCGCCAATGCACCAGTTATAGTTGTTGATGATGATTACTAT GAAGACGTAACGGTTTGCGACGTGTATAACATCATTCAAATACTTAAATGTGGTGGCATACCACCATGGGGACCGCA gagCTGTAGATTTGTTGCTGAGCCTAGTGCAGGTTTAACGTCGTTATTGGAGTGTCCACCGCCGCCTGGATATTGTATACAACAGGCATTGTGCCCCGCCGCGCCTTCGCAACCAaccaagaaataa